The following coding sequences are from one Shewanella putrefaciens window:
- the prlC gene encoding oligopeptidase A: protein MSNPLLSGAKLPLFSQIKPEHIQVAVEHAIAQCRAKIDEVLQNQGPFTWDNLVAPLEQVDDELSQIWSPVSHMNSVTSTDEWRAAHDACLPLLSEYGTYVGQHQGLYQAYKALRASNEFAQLSQAQQMVIEHSLRDFELSGIGLDDTQKVRYGEIVKRLSELTSGFSNQLLDATQAWTKLITDEAELAGLPESAKAAAKAMAQARELEGWLFTLDFPSYLPVMTYSENRSLREECYRAFVTRASDQGPNAGEFDNSPLMDEILALRHELALLLGFDSFADKSLATKMAETPAQVMAFLNELALRSKDQAKAELAELKAFAEAEYGVTEMASWDLSFYAEKLQQHKYEISQEILRPYFPEDKVLSGLFYTVSRLFGLKIVEQKDFDRWHNDVRFFDIFDETDEHRGSFYLDLYARTGKRGGAWMDDCRVRRQTANGLQKPVAYLTCNFNGPVDGKPALFTHDEVTTLFHEFGHGIHHMLTKIDVAGVSGINGVPWDAVELPSQFMENWCWQEEALAEISGHFETGEPLPKALLDKMLAAKNFQSGMMMLRQLEFSLFDFRMHHEYDPAKGARIQETLDEVRRQVAVLTPPDFNRFQHGFAHIFAGGYAAGYYSYKWAEVLSADAFSRFEEEGIFNPETGRRFLHNILEMGGSAEPMDLFKQFMGREPNIDALLRHSGIAA from the coding sequence ATGAGCAACCCTTTGCTTAGCGGCGCAAAATTACCACTTTTTTCACAGATAAAACCGGAACATATTCAAGTCGCTGTTGAGCATGCTATTGCTCAGTGCCGCGCTAAGATTGATGAAGTGCTGCAGAATCAAGGTCCTTTTACGTGGGACAACTTGGTCGCACCATTAGAACAGGTTGACGATGAACTAAGCCAAATTTGGTCGCCCGTTTCTCATATGAATTCAGTGACTAGCACAGATGAGTGGCGTGCCGCCCATGATGCTTGTTTACCACTTTTATCGGAATACGGCACTTACGTTGGCCAACACCAAGGTTTGTATCAAGCCTATAAAGCACTGCGAGCCTCCAATGAATTTGCGCAATTGAGCCAAGCGCAGCAGATGGTGATAGAGCACAGCCTACGCGACTTTGAACTATCAGGCATTGGCTTAGATGACACGCAAAAGGTGCGTTACGGCGAAATTGTAAAACGTCTTTCTGAACTCACCAGTGGCTTTTCGAATCAATTACTGGATGCGACGCAAGCTTGGACTAAGTTGATCACAGATGAAGCCGAGCTTGCTGGTTTGCCTGAGTCTGCCAAAGCCGCCGCTAAAGCAATGGCGCAGGCACGTGAGCTAGAAGGTTGGTTATTCACCTTAGATTTCCCTTCTTATTTACCTGTCATGACTTACAGTGAAAATCGCAGTCTTCGGGAAGAATGCTATCGTGCGTTTGTCACTCGCGCTTCGGATCAAGGTCCCAATGCCGGCGAGTTTGATAACAGCCCGCTGATGGACGAAATTCTTGCTTTGCGCCACGAACTCGCATTGTTACTCGGTTTTGACAGTTTTGCTGACAAATCTCTGGCGACGAAAATGGCTGAAACGCCGGCGCAGGTGATGGCATTTTTAAATGAGTTAGCGCTGCGCTCAAAAGATCAAGCCAAGGCCGAATTAGCCGAGTTAAAAGCATTTGCCGAGGCCGAATATGGCGTGACTGAAATGGCCTCTTGGGACTTAAGCTTCTATGCCGAGAAGTTACAACAGCATAAGTATGAGATTTCACAGGAAATCCTGCGCCCATATTTCCCCGAGGATAAAGTGCTCTCGGGCTTGTTTTACACTGTATCGCGTTTGTTTGGCCTTAAGATTGTCGAGCAAAAAGATTTTGACCGTTGGCATAACGACGTGCGTTTCTTCGATATTTTCGACGAAACTGACGAACATAGAGGCAGTTTCTACCTCGATTTATATGCCCGCACGGGTAAGCGCGGCGGTGCTTGGATGGATGATTGCCGTGTGCGCCGTCAAACCGCCAATGGATTACAAAAGCCAGTGGCATATTTGACCTGTAACTTTAATGGTCCGGTCGATGGTAAACCTGCACTATTCACCCACGATGAAGTGACGACCCTGTTCCACGAATTTGGCCATGGTATCCACCATATGCTGACCAAAATCGATGTTGCAGGCGTGTCGGGTATCAATGGTGTGCCTTGGGATGCGGTCGAATTACCAAGTCAATTTATGGAGAACTGGTGCTGGCAGGAAGAAGCCCTAGCCGAAATTTCTGGTCACTTCGAAACGGGTGAACCATTACCTAAAGCCTTGTTAGATAAAATGCTCGCGGCGAAAAACTTCCAGTCTGGCATGATGATGCTGCGCCAACTCGAGTTCTCATTGTTCGATTTTAGAATGCACCACGAATACGACCCCGCTAAAGGCGCGCGTATTCAAGAAACCTTAGACGAAGTACGTCGTCAGGTGGCCGTATTAACACCACCGGACTTTAACCGTTTCCAACATGGTTTTGCCCATATTTTTGCGGGCGGTTATGCCGCAGGTTATTACAGCTATAAATGGGCTGAAGTATTATCAGCAGATGCGTTTTCCCGCTTCGAAGAGGAAGGTATTTTTAACCCTGAAACGGGTCGTCGCTTCCTGCACAATATCCTCGAAATGGGAGGTTCTGCCGAACCTATGGATTTGTTCAAACAGTTTATGGGGCGCGAACCGAATATCGATGCCCTGTTAAGACATTCAGGCATTGCTGCATAA